The genome window TCGTCGCTGACGAATTTCCCGTTCATCGCCATCCTGGCCGTGCTGGGCGTGCCGCTGGAAATCTTCCTCGTCGTCTCGTCGCTGCATTACACGGTGCAGTTGTATAACCACAATGCGCTGGTGAACAAGTCCGGCATCCTGGACAAGTTCATGGTCACGCCCTCGCACCACCGCGTGCACCACGGCACCGACAAGCGCTACATCAACCGCAATTTCGGTGGCACCCTGCTGCTGTGGGACAGGCTGTTCGGCAGCTTCCAGCCCGAACTCGATGGCGTGGAAATGCGCTATGGCGTGAAGGGCATGACACCCACGCATAACCCCCTGTTGGCCAGCAACGGCAAACTGTTCAAGTGGCTGCGCGCGCGCTTTCCCCACTGGCAGTCGCGCGGCACTTTCGAGGTGCCCGAACTGTTCATCGGTAGCGGCGGCGTGATTTTGTTTGGCCTGGTGATCTATTACGTCAACCACGAAGCGGCGCTGGCCGGCGCGCAGCAGGCCATCCTGTTCGCCCTGATTTTTGGCGGCACGCTGGCGCTGGGCGGCCTGTCCGATGCACGGCGCTGGGGCGCCATCGCCTGGGTCGCCATCGCGCTGGCCATGCCGGCCCTGTATCTGGGCTGGTATGGCCCCCGCGATGCGTGGGGCATGGTGTTTTTGGCCGCGCTGCTGGCGCACGGCCTCGATGGCGCGCGCCGCCTGTGGTGGCCGGCTACTGCGGGGACGCGCGCGTGACGCCTGTGCCTCCTTTGCCGCCGCTGCGCTTCCAGCCAGCCCGCGATTCGGCCTTCCGCCGCGAACTGCGCGCGCGTGCCGATGCCTACCTCGCCAGCGAGGGAAAACACCGCTTTGGCGACCTGCGCCTGCATGCGAAAGCCGTGTTCCTGGCCGTGCTGACGGTGGGGCTGTACGCGCTGGCCTTGAACGCCGACAGCACCTGGCCGTTTGTCGCCAGCTATGTCGCCTGCCTGGTCGCGGCCATGGTGCTGGCCATGAATACCCTGCACGATGCGGCCCACAGCGCCGTCTTCCGTCAGGGACGCCTGAACCGCATGCTGATCCGTCTGGTGGGCTTGCCCGTGGGCGTGGACACGGATTTCTGGACCATCCGCCACGTGCACTTCCATCACACGTATGCCAACGTGGAAGGCTATGACCTCGACACGGAACCGAATCCGTTTTTGCGCCAGACGCCGTTCCAACGCTGGTCGCCCCAGTACCGCTATCAATACCTGTACTGGCCCGTGGTGGCGGCCCTGTCGCTGCCGTATCTGAACTGGTATGGCGACTGGCTGGACCGCTTCGGCAAGACGCCCGTGGCCGCGCGCAGCCGCCTGCAGGGCTGGCGCGGCTGGCTGTCTTTCCTGGGCTGGAAGCTGGGCCACGTGGCGCTGGTGCTGGCGCTGCCCATGTGGGTGCTGCAGCAGCATGGCATCGGCTGGGGCGTGGTGCTGGGCGCGTATTTCGTGGGCCAGATGCTCGCCTCGTGCGCGCTGGTGGCGCTGATCCTCGGCACGCACTGGGCCGAAGTGGAGTTTTTCCAGCCGGGCCAGGACGGCACCCTGCCGCACGACTGGTACCAGCACACGTTTTATACGGCCTGCGACTGGACGCCGCAACCGCGGCGCCTGCGCTGGCTCGGCTACTGGCTCGGCGGCCTGAATCTGCACCTCACGCACCACCTGTTCCCCACCTGGAACCACCGCCACTACCCGGCGCTGGCGTCCATCATCGCCGAGCTGGCGCCGCGCCACGGCCTCGTCTACCGCGAACTTGGTTATGGCCAGCTGCACGCCTCGCAGCAAGCCTTCCTGCGCGCCATGGGCCAGCCGCCGGCACAGTCCTGACGAATCGCGCTTGACTGGGATTCTGTTTCGTCTTACATTTCTGTAACGACAGAAATAAGAGAAAATCATGGAACTGAGTCCGACGACGCAGAAGTACATTCTGCACTGGGGCGAGATGGGCACCCGCTGGGGCGTCAACCGCACCGTGGCGCAGATCCACGCACTGCTGTTCCTGGCCAACGAACCCTTGACGGCGGAAGACATCGCGGCCAGCCTGAACGTGGCCCGCTCGAATGTCAGCAACAGCCTGAAGGAATTGCAAAGCTGGGGCCTGGCGCGCATCACGCACGTGATGGGCGACCGGCGCGACCATTTCGTCGCCCTGCAGGATGTGTGGGAAATCTTCAGGGGCATCATGGAAGAGCGCAAGCGGCGCGAGATCGATCCCACCCTGACAGTGCTGCGCGAATGCGCGATCGAGGGCGAACACGATGCGGCGATACCGCCGGAAACGCTGGCGCGCATGGGCGAAGTGCTGGCCTTCCTGGAAATGCTCAGCGCCACCTACAGCGACTATAAAAACCTGCCGCCGGCGACCCTGCAGCGCATGCTGTCCATGGGCGGCAAGGTGGCCAAGTTCCTCAGCCCGGAAGAAAAACCAGGCAAGCGCGGCAAATCATGAACGGCCCGTCCGAAGGAGAGCTGTTCAGGAAGGTGATGGGCGCGCAGTGGCTCACCCTGCACCCGGATATCCGCCGCCGCTTCGAGAAAAATCCCGCGCCGGGCCAGCCCCTGTACTACCGGGGCGAACTCAGTGAACTCACCAGCTCGCGCCTGGGCAAGGTCCTGGGATGGCTGACGCGCCCCTTCATCGATGGCGCCTTGATCCCGTATGACGATCATGACTTCCCCGTGGATATCGAAGTCTATTCGCGTCCCGCTTGCCCCTTCATCTTCAAGCAGCGCACTTACCGCCTGCATGGCCGCGCGCCGATCCGCTTCACGTCCTACATGGCCGAAAGCGCAAAAGGCGAAGTGCTCGAATACGTGGGCATGGGCCTGGGCATGAAGCTGCTGTTGCACGTCGAGGATGGCAACCTGCACTTCACCAGCGACGGCTATTTTCTCGATCTTTTCGGCTGGCGGATGCCGCTGCCCGGCGTGCTCACGCCCGGCAAGACCTATCTGTGCCACCGCAATGACACGCCGCAGCAGTTCAACATCCGCATCGAGATCCGCCACGCCCTGTTCGGCACCACGTTTACCCAGGTCGGCGTGTTCCGCGAAAGCGCCGCGCCCGCCCTACACAAGGAGACACCATGAATACGCATCTGCTGGCCCTGCAACTGATGGCGGCGCAAGGCTGCCTGGGCGCCTTCGACACCATCTACCACCATGAAATCACGGAAGCGCTGCCGCAAAAGGCCTCGGCGCGCCTGGAGCTGACCATCCACGCCACGCGCGCGCTGATCTACAGCCTGCTGTTTGTCGGTCTGGCGGCCTGGGAATGGCATGGCGCCTGGGCCTGGGTGCTGGTGATCGTGTTTGGCGTGGAAATCGTGCTGACCCTGTGGGACTTCGTCGTCGAGGACCAGACCCGTCTCTTGCCCGCCACGGAGCGGGTCACGCACACGGTGCTGGCGATCAACGCGGGCGCCTTCATCGCGCTGCTGGCCCTGAACAGCAGCCAGTGGGCGAGCCTGCCGACGGCCCTCGTGTGGCAGCCGTATGGCTGGCTCAGCGTCTTCCTGGCCCTGTGCGGCGTGGGCGTGGGCCTGTCCGGCCTGCGCGACGCGTACGCCGTGTGGCAGCTGGGACGGCGCAAGGTGCAAGAGACGGCAGAGCAAGAAGAGCACCTGCGCTTTGCCGCCGCGCCGCAATCCGTGCTGGTGACGGGCGCCACGGGTTTCATCGGCCAGCAACTGGTCAGCGCCCTGCTGGCCGACGGCCACGCGGTGACAGTGCTGACGCGCCAGCCGAAGCAGGCCGCGTGGACCTTCGACGGCCAGGTGCGCTGCATCCAGTCCTTCGATGAATTGGCGGATGCGCGGCGCATCGACATGGTGGTCAACCTGGCCGGCGCGCGCATCGTCGGCAAGCGCTGGACGGACGCGCGCAAGGCGGCCTTGCGCCGCAGCAGGGTGGCGCTGACGCAGGAACTGGTGGCGTGGATCGCCCGCGCGCAGCACAAGCCGCGCGTGCTGCTGTCGGCGTCGGCCATCGGCTATTACGGCGTGCAGCCGCAGGGCGACGCGGCGGAATTGACGGAGGAGAGCGCGCCGCAAGCCATCTTCATGTCGCAGCTGTGCCAGGAATGGGAAGCGGCCGCGCGCCAGGCGGAGAAATTTGGCGTGCAGGTGGGCTGCATGCGCTTCGGCCTCGTCTTCGGCCACCAGGGTTCGCTGCCGCAGATGCTGCTGCCGATCCGCTTCGGCGTGGGCGGCCCGCTCGGTGGCGGCAAGCAGTGGGTCACGTGGGTGCACGTGCGCGACGTCCTCCGCGGCATCGCCCATCTGGCGCGCCGCAGCGAACAGGGAGCCGTGAATGGCGCGTACAACTTCTGCGCGCCGGAAGCGATCGAACAGCGCCGCTTTGCCCAGGTGGCGGGCGCCGTGCTGCACCGCCCCAGCGTCATGCCCACCCCAGCCTTCGTCATGCGCGCCTTGCTGGGCGAGCAGGCCGACTTGCTGGTGGAAGGTCAAAGGGTCGCCCCGCGCCGCCTGCTGGCCGACGGTTTTGTCTTCCGCTATCCGCAACTGGAAGGGGCGCTGCGCAGTTTATAAGTTGGCGTAAGATGAGGGCCTTGGAGGAACCGAACCATGCCCCGCTTCAGCCATACGATAGACAGCCATGTTTACCAGTTCGCCAGCTTGAAGGAGCTGCTGGCAAAGGCCACGCCGCTGCGTTCGGGCGACGTGCTGGCCGGTGTGGCGGCCGCCAGCGCGCGGGAACGGGTGGCGGCGCAGCTGGCGCTGGCGGAAGTGCCGCTATCGCTGTTCCTCAACGAGGCGCTGGTGCCGTATGAAGACGATGAAGTCACGCGGCTGATCATCGATAGCCATGAGCGCGCCGCGTTTTCCCCCATCGCGCACCTGTGCGTGGGCGACTTTCGCGACTGGCTGCTGGACGACGCGACGGATACGCGAGCGCTGTCCGAGGCCGCAGCCGGCATCACGCCGGAAATGGCGGCCGCCGTCTCAAAAATCATGCGCCTGCAGGACCTGGTGCTGGTGGCCCGCAAGTGCCGTGTCGTCACGGCTTTCCGCAATACCCTGGGCCTGGACGGCCGCCTGTCCACGCGATTGCAGCCGAACCACCCGACGGACGACGCCACGGGCATCGCGGCGTCGATGCTCGACGGCCTGATGCTGGGCAGCGGCGATGCCGTGATCGGCATCAATCCCGCCACCGACAATGTGGCGCAGGTGGTGTCGCTGCTGCACCTGCTCGACGCCGTCATTGACCAATATCAGATTCCCACGCAGTCGTGCGTGCTCACGCACATCACCAACACGATCGAGGCGATCCGCCGCGGCGCGCCCGTCGATCTGGTGTTCCAGTCGGTGGCGGGCACGCAGGCGGCCAATCGCAGCTTCGGCATCGACTTGTCCCTGCTGGCCGAGGGACAGGCGGCGGCCCTGTCGCTGGGGCGCGGCACGCTGGGCAACAACGTCATGTATTTCGAGACGGGCCAGGGCAGCGCCCTGTCGGCCGGCGCTCACCACGGCATGGACCAGCAAACGTGCGAGGCGCGCGCGTATGCGGTGGCGCGCGCATATCAGCCGCTGCTGGTCAATTCGGTGGTGGGTTTCATCGGCCCCGAGTACCTGTACGACGGTAAGCAGATCCTGCGCGCGGGGCTGGAAGACCATTTCTGCGCCAAGCTGCTGGGGCTGCCCATGGGCTGCGACGTGTGCTACACCAACCACGCGGAAGCGGACCAGGACGACATGGACGCCTTGCTGACCATGCTGGGCGTGGCCGGCTGCAATTTCATCATGGGCGTGCCGGGCGCGGACGACATCATGCTCGGCTACCAGAGCACCTCGTTCCACGACGCCCTGTATGCGCGCCGCGTGCTGGGTTTGCGCCCCGCGCCCGAATTCGCGGCCTGGCTGGCGCGCATGCACATCACGGATGCGCAGGGGAACCTGAACACGGCGCTGGCGCCGGCCTTCCAGGCGGCCCTGCTGCGCCTGGACGGTTAGGGAGGATACATGGACGAGAGAAAACCGTGGCAGGCGCTGCGCGCGCATACGGCGGCGCGCATCGCGCTGGGACGCTGCGGCGTGAGCGTGCCGACCAGCGCGCAGCTGGCGTTCCAGCTGGCGCACGCGCAGGCGCGCGACGCCGTGCACCTGGCGCTCGATGGCGAGGCCCTGGCGCGCGACTTGGCCGCGCAAGGGCAAGACTGCGTGCAGCTGCACAGCGCCGCCATCACGCGCGCCGAGTATCTGCAGCGCCCCGACCTGGGGCGCCGGCTCGACGACGTTTCACGCGCGCGGCTGGTGGCCGGTGCTACGGGAGTCGACCTGGCGCTGGTGGCGGCCGATGGCCTGTCGGCGCTGGCGATACAACGCCACGCGGCGCCGTTCCTGGCCGCCCTGCGCGCACGGCTGGCGCTGGAAGCCTGGACGCTGTCGCCGGTGTACGTCGTGGCGCAGGGGAGGGTGGCCATCGGCGACGCGGTGGGGGAATTGATAAAAGCGCGGGCCGTGCTGGTACTGATCGGCGAGCGGCCAGGCTTGAGTTCTCCGGACGGCCTGGGCCTGTACCTGACCTGGGCGCCGAAAGTCGGCTTGCTGGACGAGCGCCGCAACTGCATCTCGAACGTGCGCCCCGAGGGGCTGGCGTATGCGCCGGCTGCCTACCGGCTGCACTACCTGCTGTCGCAGGCATTTACCAGGCAGTTGTCGGGCGTGGACTTGAAGGATGAGACGGTGGAAGAGGGCGCGGCCCTGGCGGGCACGCGCAACTTCCTGCTGGCGTGATCAGACTTCGCGGATTTCGTCCAGCGGCCAGCGCGGGCGCACATTGAACGAGTAATCGTGTTTGGCGGCGTCCGGGTTGATCTGCAGGCGCATGGCGCCGGCAAAGGCGATCATGGCGCCGTTGTCGGTACAGAATTCCAGCTCCGGGTAATACACCTTGAAGCGTTTCTTGACGGCGGCCGCGTTGAGCGAGGCGCGCAGCTGCGCGTTGGCGCCCACGCCGCCGGCGATCACCAGGCGTTTCAATCCTGTGTGCTTGAGGGCCGCCACGCATTTGGCCGTCAGCACGTCGACGATGGCGTCGACGAAGCCGCGCGCGATGTTCGCCTTGTCCTGTTCGCAGATATTCGCGATGACTTTTTCTTCATGGTTCTTCACCACCGTCAGCACGGCCGTCTTCAAACCGGAGAAACTGAAATTGAAATCCTTCGAGTGCAGCATCGGGCGTGGCAGTTTATACGCCAGCGGGTCGCCGAATTCGGCCAGGCGCGAAATGGCGGGGCCGCCCGGATAACCGAGGCCCAGCAGCTTGGCCGACTTGTCGAACGCTTCGCCGGCCGCATCGTCGAGCGTTTCGCCCAGCATGGTGTACTGGCCCACGCCATCGACGCGCATCAGCTGCGTATGGCCGCCCGACACCAGCAGCGCGATGAACGGGAATTCCGGCGGCTCGGACGCCAGCAATGGCGACAGCAAATGGCCTTCCAGGTGGTGGATGCCCAGCACCGGCTTGTTGATGGCCAGGCCCAGGCTGCAGGCCACGGAGGAACCGACCAGCAGCGCGCCGGCGAGACCCGGACCTTGCGTGTAGGCGATGGCGTCGATCTCGGGCAGGGTGATGCCGGCCTTGGCCAGCGTTTCTTCCAGCAGCGGGATGGCGCGGCGGATATGGTCGCGCGACGCCAGTTCCGGTACTACGCCGCCATATTGCTCGTGCATGGCGACTTGCGAATAGAGGGCGTGCGACAGCAGGCCGCGTTGCGTGTCGTACAAGGCCAGGCCGGTTTCGTCACAGGAGGATTCGACGCCAAGAACAATCATGAAGGTGCTAAATAGGGAGGAGTAATCCGCCATTGTAAAGGAAAGCAGGGCACTACACCGTGCGGCCGGCGCACCATTTCGGCGGCAGTGTGCACTTGCGCAGTGCGGCGCGGGGCGGTTTTGCACGGGATTCTGGCTGCTTTGCGCCGGGAACGGCACTGGCACCGCTCTTGCTTAGACAGGCGTGTGCCTTTTTCAAGGAGCTAGCAATGCCGGAACAATGGAAAATGATTTGCCGCCTGAAGGACATGCCGCTGGCGGGCGCGCGCATGGTGCAGCGGGGACTGGCGTGGCAGGATTTGCCGGGCGTGGCGCTGTTTCGCGCGGCGGACGACACGGTGTACGCGCTGCTCGACACGGTGCCTTGCCTGGGCGGCCCGCTGGCGCACGGGGTGCTGATGGAGAAAAATCTGATGGGGCCGAAGAACAGCTGGATCATCGAGCTCGATTCGGGCCGCCTGGTGGCGCCCGTGCAGGGCCTGGCGCGCCGATACGCCGTGCGCATTCTGGACGGGCGCATCTACCTGGACGTCAATGAACTCAATATCCCGGCCAGCAAGGCCGAGCAGGCGCTGGCCGGATCGTACGCCGTGCTGCCGCATGTGCTGATGGCGTGATATGCCTCGTGGTGGTGTCGGCTCAATTCGTAGGTCGGATTAGGCGCAAAGCGCCGTAATCCGACAACATCGCCGGCATTATTTTGGGCGGTTCAACAAATGCGCATGCGCATCGCGCAGCATGGTCGCCGTCGTGTCCCAGTCGATGCAGCCGTCGGTGACGGAGCAGCCGTAGGTCAGTTGCGACAGGTCTTGCGGGATCTTCTGGTTGCCGCTGACGATGTTCGATTCGATCATCACGCCCACCAGCGAGCGGTTGCCCTGGCGGATCTGGTTGACCACGTCGGCCATCACCAGTGGCTGCAGTTCCGGCTTTTTATAGCTGTTCGCGTGCGAGCAGTCGACCACCAGGTTGGCCGGCAGCTTGGCCTTGGCCAGTGCCTGTTCGGCGATGGCGATCGAGACCGAATCGTAGTTCGGACGACCGTCGCCGCCGCGCAGCACCACGTGGCCATACGCGTTGCCGCGCGTGCGCACGATGGCGACATTGCCTTCGGCGTTAATGCCCAGGAAGGAGTGCGGGTGCGCCGACGACAGGATCGCGTTCACCGCAATGCTGATGTCGCCATCGGTGCCGTTCTTGAAACCGACTGGCGTCGACAGGCCGGACGACATTTCACGGTGCGTCTGCGATTCGGTGGTGCGCGCGCCGATGGCGGTCCAGGCGATCAGGTCGCCCAGGTACTGCGGCGAGATCGGGTCCAGCGCTTCGGTGGCGGTAGGCATGCCCAGTTCGCACACGTCGAGCAGGAACTGGCGCGCCTTTTCCATGCCTTCGTTGACCTTGAACGAATCGTCCATGTACGGGTCGTTGATATAGCCTTTCCAGCCCGTGGTGGTACGCGGTTTTTCGAAATACACGCGCATCACCAGCAGCATCGTGTCCTTGACTTCCTCTTGCAGCGCTTTCAGGCGGCGCGCGTAATCGAGGCCGGCGACGGGATCGTGGATCGAGCACGGGCCGACGACGACGAACAGGCGCTGGTCCTTGCGGTCGATGATGTTGCGCAGCGCTTCGCGGCCGCGGCTGACGGTGTCGAAGGCACTCTCCGACAGCGGCAGTTTGGCGTGCAGTTCGGCCGGTGTCGGCATGGGCGCGAAGGAGGTGACGTTGATATTTTCGATGTCTGGCGTATTCATGATTCTGGCTCGGCTTTCGCTATTGCGTACTTTAAGAGGCAATAGTGTAGCGGAAATGCGGCCTGGCGGCGTGGCTGGCCGCCAAATGGCAGCGGATGAGTTGTTATTGTGGCAGGCTGGCCGCTTCCTAAGTAGGTCGTGGGAAATTATTATGAAGTTATGACAAACAGAACCGGATGCTCTGCAAGGCGCCCGCTGCGACGCAGTGCGAGCACTGCTAGCAGCGGGCAACGCCGCAGAGTGCCGGTTATGGAAGTCAGAAATCACAATAATTTATTACGCCCTACTTAGGTCACCACACCCCCGCTTCCGCTTGCCCGGCTGTTGCATCGGCGCCAATCCGTGTAAGCTGGCGCCATGACGACTGTTTCCATCTCCCATACCGATGTGGCCGGTGAGCCATTTCCAGCTGCACGTTTCATCAAAGAAATAGGACGCGGCAAGAACGGCGCGCGCAGCATGACGCGCATGGATGCCCGCGCCCTGTACCGCGCCATGCTTGAGGGCCGCGTGTCGGACCTGGAGTTGGGCGGCATTTTGTTGTCGATGCGCATCAAGGGTGAGTCCGTGGACGAGATCGCCGGTTTCCTCGACGCTGCCGAAGCCTCGTTCGCCCCGCTGGCCGCGCCGGCCGGTGAATTTGCCCCGATCATCATTCCCAGCTACAACGGCGCGCGCAAGATGGCCAATCTGACGGCCTTGCTGGCGCTGCTGCTGGCGCGTGCGGGCGCCCCCGTGCTCGTGCATGGCGTGACGAGCGACCCGGGCCGCATCACGACGGCCGAAGTGCTGGCCGCGCTGGGCGTGCCTGCCTCGCCCGATCATGCGCAAGCCGAGGCCGCCATGGCGCGCGGGGAAGTCGCCTTCCTGCCCATAGCATCACTGGCGCCGCGCCTGGCGTACATGCTGTCGCTGCGGCGCGTGCTGGGCGTGCGCAATTCCACGCATACCCTCGTAAAAATCATGCAGCCGTTCGCGGGGCCGGCCCTGCGCCTGGTGTCGTACACGCACCCGGA of Janthinobacterium sp. PAMC25594 contains these proteins:
- the eutC gene encoding ethanolamine ammonia-lyase subunit EutC → MDERKPWQALRAHTAARIALGRCGVSVPTSAQLAFQLAHAQARDAVHLALDGEALARDLAAQGQDCVQLHSAAITRAEYLQRPDLGRRLDDVSRARLVAGATGVDLALVAADGLSALAIQRHAAPFLAALRARLALEAWTLSPVYVVAQGRVAIGDAVGELIKARAVLVLIGERPGLSSPDGLGLYLTWAPKVGLLDERRNCISNVRPEGLAYAPAAYRLHYLLSQAFTRQLSGVDLKDETVEEGAALAGTRNFLLA
- a CDS encoding nitrite reductase (NAD(P)H) small subunit, encoding MPEQWKMICRLKDMPLAGARMVQRGLAWQDLPGVALFRAADDTVYALLDTVPCLGGPLAHGVLMEKNLMGPKNSWIIELDSGRLVAPVQGLARRYAVRILDGRIYLDVNELNIPASKAEQALAGSYAVLPHVLMA
- a CDS encoding sterol desaturase family protein; this encodes MMNPFALSFLVMLAFVLAELLILKWVRKTPVPWKDVIFNLNSGHILMWVFRGVEVAAFALLLRHVNLHIVDQWPVVAQWVFAFFAWDLCFYWMHRLHHKIPLLWAVHVVHHQGEHFNLSLGVRNSWYSSLTNFPFIAILAVLGVPLEIFLVVSSLHYTVQLYNHNALVNKSGILDKFMVTPSHHRVHHGTDKRYINRNFGGTLLLWDRLFGSFQPELDGVEMRYGVKGMTPTHNPLLASNGKLFKWLRARFPHWQSRGTFEVPELFIGSGGVILFGLVIYYVNHEAALAGAQQAILFALIFGGTLALGGLSDARRWGAIAWVAIALAMPALYLGWYGPRDAWGMVFLAALLAHGLDGARRLWWPATAGTRA
- the tsaD gene encoding tRNA (adenosine(37)-N6)-threonylcarbamoyltransferase complex transferase subunit TsaD, whose translation is MIVLGVESSCDETGLALYDTQRGLLSHALYSQVAMHEQYGGVVPELASRDHIRRAIPLLEETLAKAGITLPEIDAIAYTQGPGLAGALLVGSSVACSLGLAINKPVLGIHHLEGHLLSPLLASEPPEFPFIALLVSGGHTQLMRVDGVGQYTMLGETLDDAAGEAFDKSAKLLGLGYPGGPAISRLAEFGDPLAYKLPRPMLHSKDFNFSFSGLKTAVLTVVKNHEEKVIANICEQDKANIARGFVDAIVDVLTAKCVAALKHTGLKRLVIAGGVGANAQLRASLNAAAVKKRFKVYYPELEFCTDNGAMIAFAGAMRLQINPDAAKHDYSFNVRPRWPLDEIREV
- a CDS encoding DUF4166 domain-containing protein, with translation MNGPSEGELFRKVMGAQWLTLHPDIRRRFEKNPAPGQPLYYRGELSELTSSRLGKVLGWLTRPFIDGALIPYDDHDFPVDIEVYSRPACPFIFKQRTYRLHGRAPIRFTSYMAESAKGEVLEYVGMGLGMKLLLHVEDGNLHFTSDGYFLDLFGWRMPLPGVLTPGKTYLCHRNDTPQQFNIRIEIRHALFGTTFTQVGVFRESAAPALHKETP
- the ybiB gene encoding DNA-binding protein YbiB, which codes for MTTVSISHTDVAGEPFPAARFIKEIGRGKNGARSMTRMDARALYRAMLEGRVSDLELGGILLSMRIKGESVDEIAGFLDAAEASFAPLAAPAGEFAPIIIPSYNGARKMANLTALLALLLARAGAPVLVHGVTSDPGRITTAEVLAALGVPASPDHAQAEAAMARGEVAFLPIASLAPRLAYMLSLRRVLGVRNSTHTLVKIMQPFAGPALRLVSYTHPEYLEMLGEYFLTASDPARGDAFLMRGTEGETVANANKAQQIDWFHGSERTVLVEKQLLVEALPHLPAERDAATTAAWIAAVLRGEVPVPPSIAEQVEQCLMASRQIAARPR
- a CDS encoding GbsR/MarR family transcriptional regulator, whose translation is MELSPTTQKYILHWGEMGTRWGVNRTVAQIHALLFLANEPLTAEDIAASLNVARSNVSNSLKELQSWGLARITHVMGDRRDHFVALQDVWEIFRGIMEERKRREIDPTLTVLRECAIEGEHDAAIPPETLARMGEVLAFLEMLSATYSDYKNLPPATLQRMLSMGGKVAKFLSPEEKPGKRGKS
- a CDS encoding acyl-CoA desaturase; this encodes MTPVPPLPPLRFQPARDSAFRRELRARADAYLASEGKHRFGDLRLHAKAVFLAVLTVGLYALALNADSTWPFVASYVACLVAAMVLAMNTLHDAAHSAVFRQGRLNRMLIRLVGLPVGVDTDFWTIRHVHFHHTYANVEGYDLDTEPNPFLRQTPFQRWSPQYRYQYLYWPVVAALSLPYLNWYGDWLDRFGKTPVAARSRLQGWRGWLSFLGWKLGHVALVLALPMWVLQQHGIGWGVVLGAYFVGQMLASCALVALILGTHWAEVEFFQPGQDGTLPHDWYQHTFYTACDWTPQPRRLRWLGYWLGGLNLHLTHHLFPTWNHRHYPALASIIAELAPRHGLVYRELGYGQLHASQQAFLRAMGQPPAQS
- a CDS encoding 3-deoxy-7-phosphoheptulonate synthase; the encoded protein is MNTPDIENINVTSFAPMPTPAELHAKLPLSESAFDTVSRGREALRNIIDRKDQRLFVVVGPCSIHDPVAGLDYARRLKALQEEVKDTMLLVMRVYFEKPRTTTGWKGYINDPYMDDSFKVNEGMEKARQFLLDVCELGMPTATEALDPISPQYLGDLIAWTAIGARTTESQTHREMSSGLSTPVGFKNGTDGDISIAVNAILSSAHPHSFLGINAEGNVAIVRTRGNAYGHVVLRGGDGRPNYDSVSIAIAEQALAKAKLPANLVVDCSHANSYKKPELQPLVMADVVNQIRQGNRSLVGVMIESNIVSGNQKIPQDLSQLTYGCSVTDGCIDWDTTATMLRDAHAHLLNRPK
- a CDS encoding TIGR01777 family oxidoreductase, which translates into the protein MNTHLLALQLMAAQGCLGAFDTIYHHEITEALPQKASARLELTIHATRALIYSLLFVGLAAWEWHGAWAWVLVIVFGVEIVLTLWDFVVEDQTRLLPATERVTHTVLAINAGAFIALLALNSSQWASLPTALVWQPYGWLSVFLALCGVGVGLSGLRDAYAVWQLGRRKVQETAEQEEHLRFAAAPQSVLVTGATGFIGQQLVSALLADGHAVTVLTRQPKQAAWTFDGQVRCIQSFDELADARRIDMVVNLAGARIVGKRWTDARKAALRRSRVALTQELVAWIARAQHKPRVLLSASAIGYYGVQPQGDAAELTEESAPQAIFMSQLCQEWEAAARQAEKFGVQVGCMRFGLVFGHQGSLPQMLLPIRFGVGGPLGGGKQWVTWVHVRDVLRGIAHLARRSEQGAVNGAYNFCAPEAIEQRRFAQVAGAVLHRPSVMPTPAFVMRALLGEQADLLVEGQRVAPRRLLADGFVFRYPQLEGALRSL
- a CDS encoding ethanolamine ammonia-lyase subunit EutB, with the translated sequence MPRFSHTIDSHVYQFASLKELLAKATPLRSGDVLAGVAAASARERVAAQLALAEVPLSLFLNEALVPYEDDEVTRLIIDSHERAAFSPIAHLCVGDFRDWLLDDATDTRALSEAAAGITPEMAAAVSKIMRLQDLVLVARKCRVVTAFRNTLGLDGRLSTRLQPNHPTDDATGIAASMLDGLMLGSGDAVIGINPATDNVAQVVSLLHLLDAVIDQYQIPTQSCVLTHITNTIEAIRRGAPVDLVFQSVAGTQAANRSFGIDLSLLAEGQAAALSLGRGTLGNNVMYFETGQGSALSAGAHHGMDQQTCEARAYAVARAYQPLLVNSVVGFIGPEYLYDGKQILRAGLEDHFCAKLLGLPMGCDVCYTNHAEADQDDMDALLTMLGVAGCNFIMGVPGADDIMLGYQSTSFHDALYARRVLGLRPAPEFAAWLARMHITDAQGNLNTALAPAFQAALLRLDG